GGGTGGGCGCCGCTCTCTATGTTTATTACCAGAAGGCTCATGTGGCTGCCCTTCCCGAGGGCTTGGGCCAGAATGACGTATTCCCTTATTTCATTGTCAATGGACTTCCGGTGGGTGTGACGGGCTTGATTGTGGCCGCCATTTGTGCGGCCGCCATGAGTAGCCTTTCGGGCGCTATCAATTCGCTGGGCAATACGTCGGAACGCGATTTCTTGAACTGGGACGAAAACGCCGGAATCGGTGGACTCAAGCGCGCCAAGATCTGGACTGTGGTCTGGGGCGTGCTGGGCGTTTTCTTTGCCTTGTTTGCGGCGACGCAGCAGGGGAGCTTGCTCAAGAACGCGCTCTTCTTTACAGGCCTTTTCACGGGCCCGCTTCTCGGTATGTTCGTGCTTGCCTTCTATGCCGAGAAAGTTTTCGGCACGGGTGCCGGTAAACTCCGTGGCTGGGCCGTTGTGGTTGCCGTGATTTGCGGTATGGGTAGTTTGATTCTTGTTCAAGGCATTCCTGCTTTTGGAGTGCCGGCTGTATTGGGTGGAATCTTTAGCTGGCCTTGGATGCCCTTTATCAGTATGACGACGACGATTGTGGTCGCCCTGCTTGTGAATGCGGTTGCAAACCTGTTGAAGGTTCGAAAATAAGTTTCAGGAAAACTAGGGGTAAGTTATGAACAAGGTAACATTGGGGCTCGTCCTGCTGGTCGCACTGCTTGGCTTCTTGCTGCTTTCGACCAATAAAGAAAACGCAATGCAGAATGCAATGCCGAAATCCTTGAAGGTGCCGTCTGTGGTCAGCGATGCGCAGATGTCGACGGTCAAGGTGTCTGCTTCGGAATCCCGCAAGTATCAGGCGAACGAATTCGTGACGTTTGCCATGCTTGAATTGCGCGGCCGCGACAAGGAACTTCTCTACAAGCAGCTTGAAACCCGTCGCCAGGCGATTTTTGAACAAATGAATAAACTCGATATCCAGAATTCCGATATCGAGCAGAACAGTGTCGACATGCGTAAGGAATGGTCCTACGACAAGGGCACTCGCAGCCTTACCGGCTATGTGGTGAGCCAGTCCTTTGCAATCCGTTGTTCTTCAAGGTCTGTAGCAGCCGCGGCTGTCGCTGTCCTCTCGGCGGAACTCGATGTCGAAATCGATCGCACCTCGGCTCGCCTCCAAAGCGAAGATTCCTTGCGCAAAGAAATCATACTCTCGGTGGGCAAGAAGGCTATGGACAAGGCAGAAAGCTACGCCGAAAGCGTTGGCGGCAAACTTGGCAAGGTAATCTCGGTCAGTGAAAACGGCGGTAGCGACCTTATGCACGGACGGCAAGTCCTGGGGGCAGCCAAGTTCAACGACTATAGCGAAGACGCCCTTCTTTCGTCTATCGCGGACTCCGTAAGCATCTCTGCATCGGTTCATTTGGTGGTAGAATTGCTCCAATAATACGGGCTAGTCACAAGGTCCTTGTTTGTCAAGACGTAGTTTATAAAAAACTTTTATTTTTGTGTTGATAAGTGTCCGAAAGGACAAAATTCGCTAACTGCTTATAAATAAAGGCGTTAGCTTTTGTTTTGCTTACTTTGTTGAAAATCGCTTTTAAAGCCCGTTTTCGGGAATGTTGATAAGTTTAGTTTTGTAATCTTAAATTTACACAAAAAGCGCTATTTTTTTGAAAAATGTCTTCCAATGACAGATACATTTGTTATATTGTTTTCCATATCTTGTGCTTCGGGCTTCTTTCGAGCCACAAGATATAGTAAGTACCAGAAATGAAAGAAAAAAGTATGCTCGAAACGAGTTTCGCCCATAAATACGCTATTAGGGGCTGATTCGCCGGGCAGCAAGGATTGGTAGATGATAGTTTCTGTAAGGAAGCGCGACGGCCGTGAGATGCCGTTCAACATTGAAAAGATTGTCGACGCCATTGTCAAGGCATTCCGCGCATCTGGCGAACTTGACGAACAGATCAAGGCCGCCCAAAGTCAGTTGAATTTGTTGGGAAACGATGACGTGCTCACGAGCACGGCCCTCAAGGTGTCCGCCGATGTGGTGGGCCGACTCGAATCCGAGGGCAAGAATGTTCCTGAAATCGAAGAAATCCAGGACGCTGTCGAAAAGGCTCTGACCGAAGGTGGCTATGCCGATACCGCCAAGAGCTACATCCTGTACCGTGCCGAACGTACCCGCGTGCGCGAAGTCAATACGCGCCTCATGCATACGCTCCGCGACATTACCTTCAGCTCTGCCAAGGAATCCGACCTCAAGCGTGAAAACGCCAACATCGATGGCGATACCGCCATGGGTACCATGCTCAAGTATGGTTCCGAATCCGCAAAGCATTTCTACACCATGATGATGCTCAAGCCTGAGCACAGCCGCGCCCACATGGAAGGCGATATCCATATCCACGATCTGGATTTCTATTCCCTTACCATGACCTGCTGCCAGATCGACCTCAAGAAACTTTTCAAGAACGGCTTCAATACCGGTCACGGTCATCTGCGTGAACCCAAGGATATCCGTAGCTACGCCGCTTTGGCCGCTATCGCTATCCAGTCTAACCAGAACGACCAGCATGGTGGTCAGTCCATTCCGAACTTTGACTACGCCATGGCCGACGGCGTGCGTATCACTTACCGCAAGGCTTACCTTTCCAACATGGTCAAGGCCCTCATTCTTCTCACGGGCAAGACCGAAGAAGAAATCCAGCCGATTGTGAAGAAGCTCCATACCGAAATGGCAGAAATGGGCATGGTAGCGACGCTCGTGCCGAACGAAAAGTTCCAAGAAGCGGAAGCTCGCGAACTGTCCAAGACCTATGGCGAAGAAACCGTCAAGAATGCCCAGAAGTTTGCCGAAAAGATGGCCTACGAAGAAACCGACAAGGCTACCTTCCAGGCTATGGAAGCTTTCGTTCATAACCTGAACTCCATGCACAGCCGTGCCGGTGCCCAGACTCCGTTCTCCAGCATCAACTACGGTATGTGTACCGAGCCCGAAGCCCGTATGGCGATGCGCAACTTGCTTCTCACCACCGAAGAAGGCTTGGGTGGTGGCGAAACGGCAATCTTCCCGATTCAGATTTTCCGCGTCAAGGACGGCGTCAGCCTCAAGCCGGGCGACCCGAACTATGACTTGTTCAAGCTCGCTTGCCGCGTGAGCGCCAAGCGCCTGTTCCCGAACTTCAGTTTCCAGGATGCCCCGTACAACTTGCAGTACTACAAGCCGGGCCACCCCGAAACCGAAATTGCCTACATGGGCTGCCGTACCCGCGTAATCGGTAACCATTACGACCCGAGCCGCGAAATCAGCTTTGGACGTGGCAACTTGAGCTTTACGTCTATCAACCTTCCGCGTATCGCCATCAAGATGAAGTCTGTCGACCTGTTCTTCAAGGAACTCGATCGCATGATGCAGTTGGTGAGCGACCAGCTCATGGAACGCTTTGCCGTGCAGAGCAAGCGCAAGGTCAAGAACTTCCCGTTCCTCATGGGACAGGGCGTCTGGATTGATTCCGAAAAGCTCGGCTGGGAAGACACCGTTGGCGAAGTCATCAAGCACGGTACGCTTTCCATTGGCTTTATCGGCCTTGCCGAAACCCTGGTGATGCTCACGGGCAAGCACCACGGCGAATCCGAAGCTTCTCAGGAACTCGGCCTCAAGATTATCGGCCACATGCGCGAATTCTGCGACAAGGAATCCGATCGTCTGGGCCTCAACTTCAGCTTGCTTGCAACACCTGCCGAAGGCCTTTCCGGTCGTTTCGTGCGCATGGACAAGAAGAAGTTCGGTATTATCCCGGGCGTTACCGACCGCGATTACTACACCAACTCCTTCCACGTTCCGGTGTACTACAAGATTTCGGCTTTCAAGAAGCTTTCTCTGGAAGCCCCGTACCACGCACTCACCAATGCCGGCCACATCAGCTATGTCGAACTCGATGGCGACCCGACGCAGAACCTGGATGCCTTCGAAAAGATCGTGCAGCACATGGCCAAGGTGGGTATCGGTTACGGCTCCATCAACCACCCGGTGGACCGCGACCCGGTTTGCGGATTCGTGGGTGTGATCGGTGACAGCTGCCCGCGTTGCGGACGTAGCGAAGGCCACGCCATTTCCGAAGAAAAACTGAAGGAACTGCGTAGACTTTATCCGGGTATGCCTGCATTCAAGGGTATCCGCTAATAAAAATTTCTAGTAAGGAGAATCAAATGTCTGAAAAAGAACTGAACAAGTACGGTGAAGGTGTCGGATTCGAACGTATCCGTCGTATCACGGGTTATCTCGTCGGTACAGTCGATCGCTTCAATAACGCCAAGCGTGCCGAAGTGAACGATCGCGTGAAGCACGGCGTATAATATGGACGAATACCCTCGCTTGCGGATTGCCGGAATCGAACCCGAATCCTTCGTGGACGGTCCCGGAATCCGCATGACAATCTTTACCCAAGGTTGTCATCACAATTGTCCAGGGTGTCAAAATCCGCAGACCCACGATTTCAACGGGGGTCATTTTATCGATATCGATGAAATCCTCGAAATGATCGAGGAGAATCCGCTGCTTGACGGAATTACGTTCAGTGGTGGAGACCCGATGGACCAGGCGGCGGCCTTGATTCCGTTAGCGCGAGAAATCAAGGAACGTGGGCTCAACTTGGTGATTTTCACCGGTTATACCTACGAACGCCTCATGGATCTTGCGCACGAACGCCCGGACATGTTCGAACTGCTGACTTTTGCCGACATTTTGATCGACGGCCCCTTCATTATGGCGAAAAAATCGCTTGAAATCAAGTTCAGGGGTTCTACGAACCAGCGCATTATCGATGTGCAGCAAAGCTTGGTCGAAGGTCACGTGGTTCTTCACCAGATTCAACTGGACGAAATGAAGGTCCGGCCGGACTTGGTGTTGGCTTAGTTTAAATCTCTCTATTTGAATGTGGAAAACTGCTCCGAAAGGGGCAGTTTTTTTTTCTGTAAAGCATTGTTGACATTATATATCTTGTTTGTTATATTTTGTTTGCATTAATTATATAGAGGAGGACAAATGCAGCTTAAATATGCATTTTCTTTTGCTGCCGTTGCAGCATTCCTTGCGGCTTGCGATAGCACTGTCACGAACATCAACGACGATGCC
This genomic window from Fibrobacter sp. UWB5 contains:
- a CDS encoding SIMPL domain-containing protein; its protein translation is MNKVTLGLVLLVALLGFLLLSTNKENAMQNAMPKSLKVPSVVSDAQMSTVKVSASESRKYQANEFVTFAMLELRGRDKELLYKQLETRRQAIFEQMNKLDIQNSDIEQNSVDMRKEWSYDKGTRSLTGYVVSQSFAIRCSSRSVAAAAVAVLSAELDVEIDRTSARLQSEDSLRKEIILSVGKKAMDKAESYAESVGGKLGKVISVSENGGSDLMHGRQVLGAAKFNDYSEDALLSSIADSVSISASVHLVVELLQ
- a CDS encoding anaerobic ribonucleoside triphosphate reductase, which encodes MIVSVRKRDGREMPFNIEKIVDAIVKAFRASGELDEQIKAAQSQLNLLGNDDVLTSTALKVSADVVGRLESEGKNVPEIEEIQDAVEKALTEGGYADTAKSYILYRAERTRVREVNTRLMHTLRDITFSSAKESDLKRENANIDGDTAMGTMLKYGSESAKHFYTMMMLKPEHSRAHMEGDIHIHDLDFYSLTMTCCQIDLKKLFKNGFNTGHGHLREPKDIRSYAALAAIAIQSNQNDQHGGQSIPNFDYAMADGVRITYRKAYLSNMVKALILLTGKTEEEIQPIVKKLHTEMAEMGMVATLVPNEKFQEAEARELSKTYGEETVKNAQKFAEKMAYEETDKATFQAMEAFVHNLNSMHSRAGAQTPFSSINYGMCTEPEARMAMRNLLLTTEEGLGGGETAIFPIQIFRVKDGVSLKPGDPNYDLFKLACRVSAKRLFPNFSFQDAPYNLQYYKPGHPETEIAYMGCRTRVIGNHYDPSREISFGRGNLSFTSINLPRIAIKMKSVDLFFKELDRMMQLVSDQLMERFAVQSKRKVKNFPFLMGQGVWIDSEKLGWEDTVGEVIKHGTLSIGFIGLAETLVMLTGKHHGESEASQELGLKIIGHMREFCDKESDRLGLNFSLLATPAEGLSGRFVRMDKKKFGIIPGVTDRDYYTNSFHVPVYYKISAFKKLSLEAPYHALTNAGHISYVELDGDPTQNLDAFEKIVQHMAKVGIGYGSINHPVDRDPVCGFVGVIGDSCPRCGRSEGHAISEEKLKELRRLYPGMPAFKGIR
- the nrdD gene encoding anaerobic ribonucleoside-triphosphate reductase; this translates as MSEKELNKYGEGVGFERIRRITGYLVGTVDRFNNAKRAEVNDRVKHGV
- the nrdG gene encoding anaerobic ribonucleoside-triphosphate reductase activating protein, encoding MDEYPRLRIAGIEPESFVDGPGIRMTIFTQGCHHNCPGCQNPQTHDFNGGHFIDIDEILEMIEENPLLDGITFSGGDPMDQAAALIPLAREIKERGLNLVIFTGYTYERLMDLAHERPDMFELLTFADILIDGPFIMAKKSLEIKFRGSTNQRIIDVQQSLVEGHVVLHQIQLDEMKVRPDLVLA